The genomic window CCCTTGGCGACGACCGTGATGCCGTCCCCGGTGATCGTGAAGCCGCGGGCCTCGTCGAGGTCGCGGTTCCAGCCGATCTCGAACCCGGCGGGGATCTTGACGTCCTTGTCGACGATCGCGAGGCGGACCCGGGCCCGGCGGCCGACGTCGACGTTGTCCAGGAGGATGGAGTCCTCCACGAGGGCGAAGCTGTTCACGCGGACGTTCGGCGAGAGGATGCTCCGGTAGACCTGGCCGCCGGAGACGATGCAGCCCTGGCAGGCGATCGAGTTGAACGCGGCGCCGCGGCGGTCCGGGTCCGAGTGGACGAACTTGGGGGGCGGGTAGGGGCGCTGGAACGTGTGGATGGGCCAGTCGCGGTCGTAGAGGTTGAGGATCGGGTCCACGGAGATCAGGTCCATGTTCGCCTGGTAGTAGGCGTCCAGGGTGCCGACGTCGCGCCAGTAGGCGGCGGTCTTGCGGTTCTCGTCGCGGAACGGGTGGGCGAAGACCCGCAGGCCCTCGGCGAGCATGGCGGGGATGATGTCGCGGCCGAAGTCGTGGCGGCTGGCCTCCTTCCTGGCGGCGTCCTTGAAGAGCTGCTCGTACATAGCGGCGGTGTGGAAGACGTAGATGCCCATCGAGGCGAGCGCCTGGCCCGGGTTCCCGGGCATCGGCGGCGGGTCGGCCGGCTTCTCCACGAACGCCGAGATCCGCCCGGAGTCGTCGGCGTCGAGGACGCCGAACTCCGTGGCCTCCTCGCGCGGGACGGGGAGGCAGGCGACGGTGAGGTCGGCCCGGTTGTCGCGGTGGAAATCGATCATGCGGGCATAATTCATCTTGTAGATGTGATCGCCCGCCAGGATGATCGTGTCGCGGGGGGCGGCGGTCTCGATGGTGTAGACGTTCTGGTAGATGGCGTCGGCGGTCCCCTGGTACCACGTGTCGGCCAGCCGCTGCTGGGGCGGGATGACCTCGACGTACTCGCCCAGCTCGCGGCAGAGGAACTTCCAGCCCTGGTCGATGTGGCGGTTCAGGGACGAGGCCTTGTACTGGGTGAGCACCAGGACCTTGCGGAGCTCCGAGTTGATGCAGTTGGACAGGGTGAAGTCGATGATGCGGTAGATGCCGCCGAAGGGGACCGCCGGCTTGGCGCGGTCCCTCGTCAGCGGCTCGAGCCGCGTCCCCTTCCCCCCCGCCAGGACGATCGCCAGCACATCCCGATACACCGGACCGCCTCCGCTCTCCCCGCCCGGCCGCGGAGAGGCCGCAGGCCCGGGTGGGGCTACCTCCCATTGTGGCCCGCCCGCGCCCCGGAATCCAACGGGGGCGCGGCCCGGGCGTGGCGGGGCGGGGCGGCCTGGCCCGCCGGGCCGCCCGCCCTTACAATCGGGGGGCGCACCGGCCCCGCCCCGTCGCCGTCCGGCCGACGGAACTCTTCACGCGACCTTGATGCGATCCTCGCGCGCCGGGGCGAGGATGGGCGTCCGGCCCCCGCCGGGCGCCGCGGCCCCCCGACGATCGCGGCGGGCGGCGGCCGTCGCCATCCCCAACCGACCGACCCCGAGAGCGAACCCCATGCCCCAACCACTCCCGTCCGACCGCCCCAAGGTTGGCCCCCTCGCGGCCCTCGCGGCGACCGTCCTGCTGGCAGCCTGCGCCGCCGGAGCGGCCGCGCAGGAGGTCCCGGGCGTGGAGGGCAAGGACCGCCTCAGGGAGCTCCAGGCCCGCTACGCGGCCTCCGCCAATGAGAAGCTGCCGCGGGCCTACCACTTCGGCTCGCAGGGCCCCGGCGACGTCTTCTCGAACCACCGCAGCCACAGCAATCGCCAGGTCGCCGTCTACACCTTCGGCCGCAGGATCGACCTCTCCGCGGTGACCGGCTCGAACAGCCGCTACCGCGACGCCGGGCGGATCGAGGAGGTGTATGGCCGCCTCCCCGAGAACACCCTCAACCCCGAGGCCGACTACGCCGACCAGAGCGACCTCTACCGGGTGCTGAAGGACGCCGCCGGTCGCGGGGTCAAGCACCTGTTCCTCGTCTGGTTCGACGGCATGGACTGGCCGACCACCCGGGCCGCGGCGATCGTCAAGTCGGGCAAGGTCTACGACGAGGGCCGCGGCTCCGGCCTCTTCTTCCAGGATTACACCGCGGGGGGCTCCACGCAGTACGGCTACGTGGTCACCAGCCCGACCCACGACTTCACCGTCCAGGACGTGGACCGCCAGGTCGTGACGGTGCCGGGCAACAGCCTCCCGGGCGGCTACGACGCCCAGATCGCCGGGCCCAACCCCTGGACGCTCGGCCCGCTCGGGCCGAAGGCGCCGGGCTACTTCAAGGGCCAGAACGCCAACGCCGTCGACAAGGCGGGCGTCCTGGACGCCGGCCGGATCCTCCACGCCTACACCGACTCCTCGCAGAGCGCCGCGGAGATCGTCAGCGGGGTGAAGTCGTACAACAGCGGCCTCAACGTCGCGGACGACAGCCGGATCGTGCCGACCCTCTTCCATCAGCTCCAGGAGCAGGGCTGGAAGACCGGGACCGTCACCAGCGTCCCCTTCAACCACGCCTCGCCGGCCGGCATGTACGCCCAGAACGTGGAGCGGGACGACTACCAGGACCTCGCCCGCAACATGCTCGGCCTGCCGAGCATCATCCAGGAGGTCCGCGGGAGCAAGCTCTATCCCGGCCTGGACGTGGTCATGGGCACGGGGTACGGCATCGTCACCACGAGCTCGAGCCTGAAGATGCAGGGCAAGAACGGGGTCGCGGGCCCGCTGTTCATCACCGACGCCGACCGCGCGGCCGTCGACGTCCGCAACGGCGGCAAGTACGTCTGCGTGCACACCGAGCCGAACGCCGAAGGCGGGAAGGTCCTGAGGGCCGCCGCGGCCGAGGCCGCCCGGTCGAAGGCCCGCCTCTTCGGCCTCTTCGGGGCGAAGGGGCTGGACCACCTCCCCTACCGGACCGCCGACGGCCGCTTCGACCCCGCCCCCAGCCTGAACAGCAAGGGCCTGCCCGCCCCGGCCGAGGCCTACTCGCCGACCGAGGTCCTCGCCCAGCCGACCCTCGTGGACATGGCCGAGGCCGCCATCGAGGTGCTCACCGCCGAGCCCGAGAAGCCGTTCATCCTCTTCGTCGAGGCCGGCGACGTGGACTTCGCGCTGCACGCCAACAACCTGGACAACGCCGTGGGCGCCGTGCACAGCGGCGACGCCACCGTCCGCGCGATCGCGAGCTGGGTGGAGGCCCACAGCAACTGGGACGAGTCCGCCATGCTCGTCTCCTCCGACCACGGCCATTACCTGGTCCTCGACGACCCGAAGGCCCTCATCGACGGCAAGTGACCCGCGCCGAGCGACGCCGTCGCCGTCCCGCCCGGGGCGGCAAGCCAGATCCATTGGAGCCTTCTCGTCCGTAGGAGCCGGCTCCGTCCGGCGACCGGGTGAGCCCCGGCCGGTGCGCCGCGCCTGGTCGGGCAGGCTACTCCGACGATCCGGGGCGTCGCCTTGAGCCTTGCCCCAGGCGCCGGCCGGTTTCAAGGGCTGGGAAGAACCCCGGAAGGCCGCGAGAGCCCGGAGCGAGCCCGACGTCCGGACTTGCGGCGGGGCTATACTTCCGTGACTGATGTCGTCGGGGTAGCCTTGGAATGGCCGGTGTCCGCTCGGACAGGTCGCGCTCGAAG from Aquisphaera giovannonii includes these protein-coding regions:
- the glgC gene encoding glucose-1-phosphate adenylyltransferase, with the protein product MYRDVLAIVLAGGKGTRLEPLTRDRAKPAVPFGGIYRIIDFTLSNCINSELRKVLVLTQYKASSLNRHIDQGWKFLCRELGEYVEVIPPQQRLADTWYQGTADAIYQNVYTIETAAPRDTIILAGDHIYKMNYARMIDFHRDNRADLTVACLPVPREEATEFGVLDADDSGRISAFVEKPADPPPMPGNPGQALASMGIYVFHTAAMYEQLFKDAARKEASRHDFGRDIIPAMLAEGLRVFAHPFRDENRKTAAYWRDVGTLDAYYQANMDLISVDPILNLYDRDWPIHTFQRPYPPPKFVHSDPDRRGAAFNSIACQGCIVSGGQVYRSILSPNVRVNSFALVEDSILLDNVDVGRRARVRLAIVDKDVKIPAGFEIGWNRDLDEARGFTITGDGITVVAKGEELERFT
- a CDS encoding alkaline phosphatase — encoded protein: MPQPLPSDRPKVGPLAALAATVLLAACAAGAAAQEVPGVEGKDRLRELQARYAASANEKLPRAYHFGSQGPGDVFSNHRSHSNRQVAVYTFGRRIDLSAVTGSNSRYRDAGRIEEVYGRLPENTLNPEADYADQSDLYRVLKDAAGRGVKHLFLVWFDGMDWPTTRAAAIVKSGKVYDEGRGSGLFFQDYTAGGSTQYGYVVTSPTHDFTVQDVDRQVVTVPGNSLPGGYDAQIAGPNPWTLGPLGPKAPGYFKGQNANAVDKAGVLDAGRILHAYTDSSQSAAEIVSGVKSYNSGLNVADDSRIVPTLFHQLQEQGWKTGTVTSVPFNHASPAGMYAQNVERDDYQDLARNMLGLPSIIQEVRGSKLYPGLDVVMGTGYGIVTTSSSLKMQGKNGVAGPLFITDADRAAVDVRNGGKYVCVHTEPNAEGGKVLRAAAAEAARSKARLFGLFGAKGLDHLPYRTADGRFDPAPSLNSKGLPAPAEAYSPTEVLAQPTLVDMAEAAIEVLTAEPEKPFILFVEAGDVDFALHANNLDNAVGAVHSGDATVRAIASWVEAHSNWDESAMLVSSDHGHYLVLDDPKALIDGK